A part of Miscanthus floridulus cultivar M001 chromosome 6, ASM1932011v1, whole genome shotgun sequence genomic DNA contains:
- the LOC136457586 gene encoding 17.5 kDa class II heat shock protein-like yields the protein MDARMFRLETPLMVALQHLLDVPDGDAGAAGGDKAGSGSAGGATRTYVRDARAMAATPADVKELPGAYVFVVDMPGLGTGDIKVQVEDERVLVISGERRREEREDAKYLRMERRMGKFMRKFVLPDNADMDKISAVCRDGVLTVTVEKLPPPEPKKPKTIEVKVA from the coding sequence ATGGACGCGAGGATGTTCAGGCTGGAGACTCCGCTGATGGTGGCGCTGCAGCACCTGCTGGACGTGCCCGACGGCGACGCCGGCGCGGCCGGCGGCGACAAGGCGGGCTCCGGCTCGGCGGGCGGGGCCACGCGCACCTACGTCCGCGACGCGCGCGCCATGGCGGCCACCCCGGCCGACGTCAAGGAGCTGCCCGGCGCGTACGTGTTCGTGGTGGACATGCCGGGGCTGGGCACGGGCGACATCAAGGTGCAGGTGGAGGACGAGCGGGTGCTGGTGATCAGCGGCGAGCGGCGCCGGGAGGAGCGCGAGGACGCCAAGTACCTGCGCATGGAGCGGcggatgggcaagttcatgcGCAAGTTCGTGCTGCCGGACAATGCCGACATGGACAAGATCTCGGCGGTGTGCAGGGACGGCGTGCTCACGGTGACCGTCGAGAAGCTGCCCCCGCCCGAGCCCAAGAAGCCCAAGACCATCGAGGTCAAGGTCGCCTGA